CTCAAAAACAAAAAGATCGGTGATACTATCTGGATTATTTGCAAGGTTGACAAATGTTGCGGGCAGTGGGTTATCACTTAGCATCAGGTGCTCGTTGCGGAAATCGGTGAATAAGGAGACTTCATCCTCTTGACGGGAATCCGGCATCCAGAACTGACGCTGTAACCGGTCACCCGCAAACGATTCAACTTTGACTATAAGGTCCGCCAAACGGTTTTTCTGGCCGTTAAACTGGCAGTCATGGCCGGTACTCTGGTGCAGTACTTCGGCAAAAACGTCGAATCCGGCCGTGCTAATTTGGTCCAAAAAATCGGTATCGGAAGATAACCATACCTGTCGCGCCGTGATGGCGTCCAGGTATTGGTCAGCGATCAGCACATATTGTCCGCCGGCATCTCGGAGCACATCTTTCATTGCGGCGATTGCGCGCTCGATCGTCGCAGACGTCATTAGCAGAGCAAAACGCTCATCAGGTTTGTCTACCGCACCAAGATCAATGGATGGCCAGGTATCGCATGGCTGTGCGAGCAACGTATCGTATATCGGAGTCTGCATAGCTGCGCGAGCGCATGCAGCGAGCGCCATCACTGAGAGTACCGGCTGGAAGTCACTTGGAAACAAATCCGTGAATGATTTGAGCAGCGGCTGGTAGTCTGGATAGCTCGCCAGCAATCGCGCGTCGATCGTACCGCGATTGGCTGTGGCGATCGCGGACACCGTGGCGTACGTCTCGTGAGTAACCAGGGAAATATCGATCATGCGCCCGACCAGAGATTCGAATCCTTCATAGGCAGCGGCGGCAAGAGCGCCCGCAAACACCATGGCATTGCCGTGACATGTACTGGCGTTGAGAAAAGCATGAAAGCTCTCGTGCCAGGAGACCATGTGCGCGACTGCCGAGCCACTATTGCTACCGATCAAGACCTGACGCGCGTGCTTGAGTGGGTCGTAACTGCCTTCACTCTGTTTTGGTACGCCGGACTGTTGCAACAGGCTGGTGAGCAGTAACGTGCGGCGATTTTGCCGTGACAAAGGAATGAACATCACAATTCGCCGGTCAATAGAGCATCGCGCCAGACCTTGGTGGCGGAGACGTTAGTGAGATTGTATCGATTGGCAAGTGCGCGACTAAACGCAATTAGGGAGGCTAGCACATGGCCATTGACGAGCACTGAAGGCGCTATATCGATATCAGTGTACGCCGCCAGGCGCTGTGTTTTGAGCGACTGAGCGATCACATGGTCGATGTTTAGCTGAAATACCTCTCTCTCGTCTTCGTGCAACAGATACTTTTCACGAAATGTCGTGTGCTCTAGCACTTGTTCAAACTTTTTCCCTTCAATTCCGGCGATGCGCGCACTAAGGATCAATGGATTGTCGGTTATACCGGTTTCGCCAGCGACGAACTCGGCAATGCTAAGTTGCAGGTCGTCGATCCAATTAAATTCTAGCCGCGCGATGACGGCGGATTGTTCATAACTCACGAATGGCAACTCTAAGTTTAGGGCGCGCTGTTCTTCACTAGTTTCCCAAGTCATAAACGCACTGGTCTTGATGCGCTCACGCAATGACATCATGCGTGGCGTCATCCGCCGTTCCGAAGCTGAATCTTTCAGCTCCCAATAACGGTCAATGCTTTGTGCGTTTGGTGCACGCGGCACACGTCTCACAGTAAGGCGACCGAACGTCTGGTGATCTGGCAACAAAGTATTGCCTGTGCGCATGGCAATACTCTTGCTCAATTGTTCTTTCAGAAAGCCTAACGCATCCTCGGAGGTTGCAGTGAGGCGAGCTTCGTGTTCTAGTGAAAGCTCGACAGTTTTTTTGTTGGCATTGGTTCTTTTCGGAAGCCAGTGCAGAGTCTGAAATCCACGCTTGTCAACAGCAGGAACCACTTGTGGAACGTCAGTGCGTATCCGATCGCGCGCTTCAGCAAGCGAATCCGGCTCGACTTCGGAAGATGACACTATCACCAACTCCCGCTTTGCGTACGCAGGCGCGGTGGGCAGTCGACTGCAGAATTTCTTTAGCCAGCGTAATCCTTCACCGTATAAAGCGATCGCGGCATGTGAGCGTCCTTTTTCCAATCTGCCTACGGGCAGTCCTAGCAGATTTGATGCCATCGCTAGTTCATAACGCGCTTGCCAGTAATCGTCGTTGTTATCCGCGGCGAACTGCCGAACGCGATCGAGGCACGCTGCAACTACATCGTTAGCCCATTGAGGCACTTCGAATTGATATGTAAAGTCGGTCAGCGTATCGAAGTCCGTTACTTTGAATTCGGTAGGGCCCGACAAAGTGAGTTTCTCGATCGGTCCGGTAGCCAGGATGAAATGCGTCAGTTTGGCGACATCGAACAGATAGTCACCGGTCTCCCATTCCTTCGGATCGATTAGTTTAACCTCTATGCGGTCAAGGTCTAGGCGCAACAGCACGTTGCCTGGATTCGGATCGCCATGTGCGATGGTGGTGAAGCGCGGTGTGATTGAATCGAGAAAGCTCGTGTTATCCGCCAGTTGGCCGACATAGTTTTTCCAAGGTTTGAATTCCTCGCCGTTTATACGTAGGGGGCGGGATTCGAAGCGTGAGTCTTTGTCTGCTGCTGCAGCAAGGCGTTCGCTGATCCTAGCAACATAGTCTTCGAGGAGATTAGGCAGCGCGCGCGTTGCCTTGCTGGCCTGGTACCCCAAAAACAAGATATCCAGCACCGCATGCATGCAACGAACAGCTTCCGCCGGTGATGCAGGCAGCTGGCCAGCGGATGGAAATAGGCGATCTTCAAGCGAAATCCAGCCGTCTTGGCGCGGGAAGTATTCCATTATATAAGCAAACGGAGCCTGGTCGCGAATGGCATATATAATTGGCCAGGCTTGTTTGAATCGATCTGGCAGCTTAGGGTTGTTATGAATGTTGTACATCATGCGTCCCTCTTCGGCTAATTTAGGCTTTGCACTATCAAGTTTGAATACAAACGGCGCATGCAGGGTCAGTTGCTCGACTATTTCAGCGGTATTTCCGCCGCTTAATTGCTTTTTTGCGATGATGGGATTACGCAATGGTAGTCCCGACGCGACGGCTTGCCGGACAAGTTCAGCCGCAATCTCCTGAGCTATCGATGATCCCCCCGCCCGCATGTGGAATCTAGGTGTTTTGCGGTTCAAATCAGGGGGGAGGGCGGTTTCAATCAGTGCACGGAGTGTGTCCTGCAAATTCTGGCTCATCTGTTCTTTTCTCTGCATTGATTATTCTGGTACTTATGGGCTTCCTGGTAACGAGACTAGAGAGTATCATACAGTCTCTCAATCGTGGTTATGGTACTATCCGGTGACTTCGATCCGCTGTGGCGCGATCCATCTTGCGCATCCAGCCCGCTATCTCATCTGCGCGTTCCACGGCATCTATTGAGAATATTGCTTGCATGCTGCCGAAAGGCGGATATTTTCTAGCGACACGCTTGACAATTGCACTACATTTCTGAATCGCGCACTGCATTCGATGCTCTGACGCAGGCATCTTCTCTAATATGCCAATCAGCGCCATCGGCAATGCGAGCATCCGATCGCTTGCTTGAGGATGACTGCCTCCTGATGTGAGGCCTGGTGTTCCTTCTAGAACGGTCCAACTGAAAATCGTAGAGAGGAATGCCAACATGACAATAATCAAGTTATTCTCATTAGCGGAGCTTTGATATGCAGAACGCAACAGTACCTCTAACGCGAATACGTCGGCCTCATGTTCAAAAAACT
This Catalinimonas alkaloidigena DNA region includes the following protein-coding sequences:
- a CDS encoding phosphotransferase family protein, giving the protein MQRKEQMSQNLQDTLRALIETALPPDLNRKTPRFHMRAGGSSIAQEIAAELVRQAVASGLPLRNPIIAKKQLSGGNTAEIVEQLTLHAPFVFKLDSAKPKLAEEGRMMYNIHNNPKLPDRFKQAWPIIYAIRDQAPFAYIMEYFPRQDGWISLEDRLFPSAGQLPASPAEAVRCMHAVLDILFLGYQASKATRALPNLLEDYVARISERLAAAADKDSRFESRPLRINGEEFKPWKNYVGQLADNTSFLDSITPRFTTIAHGDPNPGNVLLRLDLDRIEVKLIDPKEWETGDYLFDVAKLTHFILATGPIEKLTLSGPTEFKVTDFDTLTDFTYQFEVPQWANDVVAACLDRVRQFAADNNDDYWQARYELAMASNLLGLPVGRLEKGRSHAAIALYGEGLRWLKKFCSRLPTAPAYAKRELVIVSSSEVEPDSLAEARDRIRTDVPQVVPAVDKRGFQTLHWLPKRTNANKKTVELSLEHEARLTATSEDALGFLKEQLSKSIAMRTGNTLLPDHQTFGRLTVRRVPRAPNAQSIDRYWELKDSASERRMTPRMMSLRERIKTSAFMTWETSEEQRALNLELPFVSYEQSAVIARLEFNWIDDLQLSIAEFVAGETGITDNPLILSARIAGIEGKKFEQVLEHTTFREKYLLHEDEREVFQLNIDHVIAQSLKTQRLAAYTDIDIAPSVLVNGHVLASLIAFSRALANRYNLTNVSATKVWRDALLTGEL